One Candidatus Palauibacter soopunensis DNA window includes the following coding sequences:
- the guaB gene encoding IMP dehydrogenase encodes MEAPTPRSSREALTFDDVLLAPGHALVHPADVDVSTRLTQRIRLQIPLLSAAMDTVTEYRMAIALAREGGIGIIHKNMSIEAQAQQVDRVKRSESGMILNPVTLGPDATLGEARRRMREFSISGVPIVGDDGALVGILTNRDLVFETDLSRPVRDVMTSENLVTAPTGTSLEQAEDILRRHKIEKLPVVGEDGRLAGLITVKDIFKRRQFPNATKDGHGRLRVGAAVGASRNELERARELAGAGVDVVVVDTAHGHSEGVLEAVTRVREALPDIDLIAGNVATRDGAAALVERGVNAVKVGVGPGSICTTRVVTGVGVPQVTAIEDSVAGVEGRVPVIGDGGIKYSGDLVKAIAAGAETCMLGSMFAGTDESPGETFLLEGRRFKVIRGMGSLAAMQAGSADRYFQEGSAAQKLVPEGIEGRVPYKGPVADTVFQLVGGLRSGMGYCGAADIDELRRDSRFLRITSGGLRESHPHDVVITREAPNYHV; translated from the coding sequence ATGGAAGCTCCCACGCCGCGCTCCAGCCGCGAAGCGCTCACCTTTGATGACGTTCTGCTCGCTCCCGGGCATGCGCTCGTCCATCCGGCGGACGTCGACGTCTCCACCCGCCTGACCCAACGCATCCGACTCCAGATTCCGCTGCTCTCCGCCGCCATGGACACGGTGACGGAGTACCGCATGGCGATCGCTCTCGCGCGCGAGGGCGGCATCGGCATCATCCACAAGAACATGTCGATCGAAGCCCAGGCCCAGCAGGTCGACCGGGTGAAACGGTCCGAGAGCGGGATGATTCTGAACCCCGTCACGCTCGGACCTGACGCGACGCTGGGCGAAGCCCGCAGGCGAATGCGCGAGTTTTCGATCAGCGGGGTCCCGATCGTGGGCGATGACGGCGCGCTCGTCGGGATTCTGACCAACCGGGACCTGGTGTTCGAGACCGACCTCTCACGGCCGGTGCGGGACGTGATGACGAGCGAGAATCTCGTCACGGCGCCCACCGGGACGTCGCTCGAGCAGGCCGAGGACATTCTCCGCCGTCACAAGATCGAGAAACTCCCCGTGGTGGGAGAGGACGGGCGGCTCGCCGGGCTCATCACGGTCAAGGACATTTTCAAGCGGCGGCAGTTTCCCAACGCGACGAAGGATGGCCACGGACGGCTCCGGGTAGGGGCGGCTGTGGGGGCGAGCCGGAACGAACTCGAGCGGGCGCGGGAACTCGCCGGGGCCGGCGTGGACGTCGTCGTCGTCGACACCGCGCACGGACACTCGGAAGGCGTCCTCGAGGCGGTCACCCGGGTGCGGGAGGCGCTCCCCGACATCGACCTCATCGCCGGCAACGTCGCGACCCGCGACGGGGCGGCGGCGCTCGTCGAGCGCGGGGTGAATGCGGTCAAGGTCGGCGTGGGACCGGGATCCATCTGCACGACGCGCGTCGTCACGGGCGTCGGCGTGCCTCAGGTCACCGCGATCGAGGACAGCGTGGCGGGCGTGGAGGGCCGGGTGCCGGTCATCGGGGACGGCGGCATCAAGTATTCCGGCGACCTCGTGAAGGCGATCGCGGCGGGGGCGGAGACGTGCATGCTCGGGTCCATGTTCGCGGGCACCGACGAGAGCCCGGGCGAGACCTTCCTCCTCGAGGGCCGGCGGTTCAAGGTGATCCGCGGCATGGGCTCGCTGGCGGCCATGCAGGCCGGCTCGGCGGACCGGTACTTCCAGGAGGGGTCGGCCGCCCAGAAACTGGTCCCCGAGGGGATCGAGGGCCGGGTGCCCTACAAGGGACCGGTGGCGGACACCGTGTTCCAGCTCGTCGGCGGTCTCCGCAGCGGCATGGGGTACTGCGGCGCCGCCGACATCGACGAACTCCGCCGCGATTCCCGCTTCCTCCGCATCACCTCCGGCGGACTTCGCGAATCCCACCCGCACGATGTCGTGATCACGCGCGAAGCCCCCAACTACCATGTCTAG
- the glnA gene encoding type I glutamate--ammonia ligase, protein MSDAVFAAPSEHPSHIRYDDYGSIVASGDRDAILKLCEDLNVRFLRLIFIDINGFAKNVEVPTSKLEDGFDAKVMFDGSSIAGYVRIEESDMLLRPDLDTFRIFPWGNPDARVAQMYCDVRRPYNKPFGGCPRAALKRVVARAEAMGYTMYSAVEAEFFLFNTNDDGSCNFVTHDNGGYFDLTPSDLAERARREMVTGMEAMGLDIEAAHHEVAEGQHEIDFKYGEALRTADDLMTFKFIVRNIAHAHGLHATFMPKPIFGANGSGMHTHQSLFKDGKNIFHDPDADYQLAEVMLHYIGGLKKHARAIAAVTNPIVNSYKRLVPGYEAPISIAWSQRNRSPMIRIPEQRGVGTRLEFRMPDPSCNGYLATAVQLAAGLDGIENQIDPGPPLDTNVWKLSDEERARIGLEVLPANLGEAVEELEANEVMKDALGDHIFEQFVSRKKAEWSDYVASVSEWELEQYVNY, encoded by the coding sequence ATGTCCGACGCCGTTTTTGCGGCACCCAGTGAACACCCCTCGCACATTCGATACGACGACTACGGGAGCATCGTCGCCTCGGGCGACCGGGACGCGATCCTGAAGCTCTGCGAGGATCTGAACGTCCGCTTCCTTCGTCTCATCTTCATCGACATCAACGGTTTCGCGAAGAATGTCGAGGTCCCCACGAGCAAGCTCGAAGACGGGTTCGACGCGAAGGTCATGTTCGACGGCTCGTCGATCGCGGGCTACGTGCGCATCGAGGAGAGCGACATGCTCCTCAGGCCGGACCTGGACACGTTCCGGATCTTCCCGTGGGGGAACCCGGACGCCCGGGTGGCCCAGATGTACTGCGACGTCCGGCGCCCGTACAACAAGCCGTTCGGCGGCTGCCCGCGCGCGGCGCTGAAGCGCGTCGTCGCCAGGGCCGAGGCGATGGGCTACACGATGTACTCCGCCGTCGAGGCCGAGTTCTTCCTCTTCAACACGAACGATGACGGCAGCTGCAACTTCGTCACCCACGACAATGGCGGGTACTTCGACCTCACGCCGTCGGACCTCGCCGAGCGCGCGCGGCGTGAGATGGTCACCGGGATGGAGGCGATGGGGCTCGACATCGAGGCCGCGCACCACGAAGTCGCCGAGGGCCAGCACGAGATCGACTTCAAGTACGGCGAGGCGCTGCGGACCGCGGACGACCTCATGACCTTCAAGTTCATCGTCCGCAACATCGCGCATGCGCACGGGCTCCACGCGACGTTCATGCCGAAGCCCATCTTCGGCGCGAACGGCTCGGGCATGCACACGCACCAGTCGCTGTTCAAGGATGGGAAGAACATCTTCCACGACCCGGACGCCGACTACCAGTTGGCGGAGGTCATGCTCCACTACATCGGCGGCCTCAAGAAGCACGCGCGGGCCATCGCGGCGGTCACCAACCCGATCGTGAACAGCTACAAGCGGCTCGTTCCGGGCTACGAGGCGCCGATCTCCATCGCGTGGTCGCAGCGGAACCGCTCGCCGATGATCCGTATCCCGGAGCAGCGCGGCGTCGGAACGCGGCTCGAGTTCCGCATGCCCGACCCGTCCTGCAACGGCTACCTGGCGACGGCCGTCCAGCTCGCCGCCGGCCTCGACGGCATCGAGAACCAGATCGATCCCGGCCCGCCGCTCGACACGAACGTGTGGAAGCTGTCCGATGAGGAGCGGGCGAGGATCGGGCTCGAGGTGCTGCCCGCGAATCTCGGCGAGGCCGTGGAGGAACTCGAGGCGAACGAAGTGATGAAGGACGCGCTCGGCGATCACATCTTCGAGCAGTTCGTGAGCCGCAAGAAGGCCGAGTGGAGCGACTACGTGGCGTCGGTCTCCGAGTGGGAACTCGAGCAGTACGTCAACTACTAG
- a CDS encoding LysM peptidoglycan-binding domain-containing protein: MTKRSSKTPVFARLHWAGLVLAAFVLHGCAFTQRTPDIGPAPETANVEPGARDAGEADPPGATPEAGGASASAPAPDDELMPEDPVVPDPVDETAGGPTAAEIDRAIREMLGGDPMGLVHEGEDPRVLRLEMNERVQSWVNFFQTVIGERFATYLGRKTRYESMIRRKLREAGLPQDLIYLALIESGMNPNAYSRASAVGLWQFIAGTGRQYGLEISYWIDERRDPEKATDAAVRHLKDLYEEFGSWYLAAAAYNGGPNRVRRGLRTVPGGTFWDLADRRLLRRETRDYVPKIIAAAMIGHDPARYGFPDPERETIPEYVKVRVPDATSFDVLAEVAGTDEETINLLNPEFPRDVTPPHREVEVRVPVEGAAQFAVRYAAVPEDERVTWTFHTVQRGHTLGWIGEQYGVSVAALRAANGNVNPRRLQIGQQLVVPRSARASGASIARSSSARPITARTNAEGTTVVTVQRGQTLGVIAQRYGVSLAALRAANGNVNPRRLQIGQELLIPATGRSTGTGSAGSASNGAGPVTIVVRPGDSLWLIARRHSVSTRELIEWNRLSSTRIHPGDRLQIRR, encoded by the coding sequence ATGACCAAACGATCATCGAAAACGCCCGTCTTCGCGCGCCTTCATTGGGCCGGCCTCGTACTCGCGGCGTTCGTCCTCCACGGGTGCGCGTTCACACAGCGCACACCGGATATCGGCCCGGCCCCGGAGACCGCGAACGTCGAGCCGGGCGCGCGCGACGCCGGCGAGGCGGATCCACCCGGAGCGACCCCGGAAGCGGGTGGCGCTTCCGCGTCGGCGCCGGCTCCGGACGACGAACTGATGCCGGAGGACCCGGTCGTGCCGGATCCCGTGGACGAAACGGCCGGCGGGCCGACCGCGGCGGAGATCGACCGGGCCATCCGCGAGATGCTCGGCGGCGACCCGATGGGGCTGGTTCACGAAGGAGAGGACCCGCGCGTTTTGAGGCTCGAGATGAACGAGCGCGTCCAATCGTGGGTCAACTTCTTCCAGACCGTCATCGGCGAGCGCTTCGCGACCTACCTCGGCCGCAAGACCCGTTACGAGTCCATGATTCGCCGGAAGCTGCGCGAGGCGGGGCTGCCGCAGGACCTCATCTACCTTGCGCTCATCGAGAGCGGGATGAACCCGAACGCCTACAGCCGCGCGAGCGCCGTGGGCCTGTGGCAGTTCATCGCGGGCACGGGGCGCCAGTACGGCCTCGAAATATCCTATTGGATCGACGAACGGAGAGATCCGGAGAAAGCGACCGACGCCGCGGTCCGGCACCTCAAGGATCTTTACGAGGAGTTCGGTTCCTGGTACCTGGCGGCGGCGGCCTACAACGGAGGACCGAACCGCGTCCGCCGCGGGCTCCGCACGGTGCCGGGCGGGACCTTCTGGGATCTCGCCGACCGCCGCCTGCTGCGACGCGAGACGCGGGACTACGTGCCGAAGATCATCGCGGCGGCCATGATCGGGCACGATCCCGCGCGCTATGGGTTCCCGGACCCGGAGCGAGAGACGATCCCGGAGTACGTGAAGGTGCGCGTGCCCGATGCGACGAGCTTCGACGTCCTGGCGGAGGTCGCCGGGACCGACGAGGAGACGATCAACCTCCTCAACCCCGAGTTTCCGCGCGACGTGACGCCACCGCACCGCGAGGTCGAGGTTCGGGTTCCGGTGGAGGGCGCCGCGCAGTTCGCGGTCCGGTATGCGGCCGTGCCGGAGGATGAGCGGGTGACCTGGACGTTCCACACGGTCCAGCGCGGTCACACGCTGGGGTGGATCGGGGAGCAGTACGGGGTGTCGGTGGCGGCGCTGCGCGCGGCGAACGGCAACGTGAACCCGCGTCGCCTGCAGATCGGCCAGCAACTCGTAGTTCCCCGATCGGCGCGGGCCTCCGGCGCGTCGATCGCGCGGAGTTCGAGTGCCCGCCCGATCACCGCGCGGACGAACGCCGAGGGGACGACCGTCGTCACGGTGCAGCGCGGGCAGACGCTGGGCGTGATCGCGCAGCGATACGGCGTGTCGTTGGCCGCACTGCGGGCCGCGAACGGCAATGTGAATCCGCGTCGCCTGCAGATCGGCCAGGAGTTGCTGATCCCGGCGACCGGCCGGTCGACTGGAACAGGGTCCGCCGGGTCCGCGAGCAATGGCGCCGGCCCCGTGACGATCGTGGTCCGGCCCGGCGACTCGCTATGGCTGATCGCCCGCCGACATTCGGTATCGACGCGCGAGCTCATCGAGTGGAATCGCCTCTCCTCGACCCGGATCCATCCCGGCGACCGGCTTCAGATCCGGCGCTGA
- a CDS encoding 4'-phosphopantetheinyl transferase superfamily protein has product MGPRPPGLPGSDLHVWRIDLSARDGSGGRALLSPDERARAERLVSAKARARFRRARIALRRLLSEYLQIPPGELALEYGEHGKPRLVSTRAGDGAGDAPLFFFNLSHSGGLALCAVGQLGEIGVDIERIRPLSYPGALARDHLSPEERRLRSDWETSAARPEFFRIWARKESILKAAGLGLSRPLGRVDTIRGELDGRSWWLMDLFPGEGFTGAVACSRRPKSVRQWSWP; this is encoded by the coding sequence GTGGGCCCCCGTCCCCCGGGGCTGCCGGGGTCCGACCTTCACGTGTGGAGGATCGACCTCTCCGCCCGTGACGGGTCCGGCGGCCGCGCCCTCCTGAGCCCCGACGAGCGGGCCCGGGCCGAGCGACTCGTCAGCGCGAAGGCGCGCGCGCGGTTCCGCCGCGCCCGCATCGCGCTGCGGCGTCTCCTCTCCGAGTACCTGCAGATCCCGCCCGGCGAGCTGGCGCTGGAGTACGGAGAGCACGGAAAGCCCCGGCTCGTGTCGACGCGGGCGGGCGACGGGGCCGGCGACGCTCCCCTGTTCTTCTTCAACCTCAGCCATTCCGGCGGACTCGCGCTCTGCGCGGTGGGCCAGCTCGGCGAGATCGGCGTCGACATCGAACGCATCCGGCCGCTCAGCTACCCGGGGGCCCTCGCGCGCGACCACCTCTCCCCCGAAGAACGCCGCCTCCGGTCCGACTGGGAGACCTCGGCGGCCAGGCCGGAGTTCTTCCGGATCTGGGCCCGGAAGGAGTCGATCCTCAAGGCCGCCGGACTCGGCCTGTCACGTCCGCTGGGCCGCGTCGACACGATTCGCGGGGAGCTCGACGGGCGCTCCTGGTGGTTGATGGACCTCTTCCCCGGAGAAGGCTTCACGGGCGCCGTGGCATGCTCCCGGAGGCCGAAATCCGTCCGGCAATGGAGTTGGCCCTAG
- a CDS encoding SDR family oxidoreductase, with product MLRVKTAYDLACEELAAAPRRWLVTGGAGFIGSHLVERLLTLGQEVVVLDDLSTGHRGNLDEAVAASGAPVGRCRFVERDVVEAGAVVDACRDIDIVLHQAALGSVPRSVKEPQETYARNVEGFINVLDAARDADVSRLVYASSSSVYGDSPHLPKVEARIGNPASPYAATKRVNELYAEMYRRSYNLEVVGLRYFNVFGKRQDPDGPYAAVIPRWTLRMLAGKPCRIYGDGKTTRDYCYIDNVVQANLLAATTGAETALGVYNVAAGDPTTLNELFALIRSGLAEKRPDVGSAEPLYEGFRAGDVRHSYADISKARERLGYEPRRTLLEGLRSTLDWYAAL from the coding sequence ATGTTGCGCGTGAAAACCGCCTATGATCTTGCCTGTGAAGAACTCGCGGCGGCCCCCCGGCGATGGCTGGTCACGGGGGGCGCCGGTTTCATCGGATCCCACCTCGTCGAGCGGCTCCTGACGCTGGGACAGGAGGTCGTGGTGCTCGACGACCTCTCGACCGGACACCGCGGCAACCTCGACGAAGCCGTGGCGGCCTCGGGCGCCCCTGTGGGCCGCTGCCGTTTCGTCGAGCGGGACGTCGTCGAGGCCGGCGCCGTCGTCGATGCGTGCCGCGATATCGACATCGTGCTGCACCAGGCCGCGCTGGGTTCGGTGCCCCGATCCGTCAAGGAGCCGCAGGAGACGTATGCCCGCAACGTCGAGGGGTTCATCAACGTGCTGGACGCGGCCCGCGACGCCGACGTCTCCCGTCTCGTATACGCCTCGTCGAGTTCGGTGTACGGGGATTCGCCCCACCTCCCGAAAGTGGAAGCCCGCATCGGAAACCCGGCATCCCCCTATGCGGCCACGAAGCGCGTCAACGAGCTGTACGCGGAGATGTACCGCCGCAGCTACAACCTCGAGGTCGTCGGACTCCGTTATTTCAACGTCTTCGGCAAGAGGCAGGATCCCGACGGCCCGTACGCCGCCGTCATACCGCGCTGGACCCTGCGGATGCTCGCGGGAAAGCCGTGCCGGATCTACGGGGACGGGAAGACGACCCGGGATTACTGCTACATCGACAACGTGGTACAGGCGAACCTGCTCGCCGCCACGACGGGGGCGGAGACGGCGCTCGGCGTCTACAACGTCGCCGCGGGAGATCCCACGACGCTGAACGAACTGTTCGCCCTCATCCGGTCGGGGCTCGCGGAGAAGCGGCCGGACGTGGGAAGCGCGGAACCCCTGTACGAGGGCTTCCGGGCCGGTGACGTACGGCATTCCTATGCGGACATCTCGAAGGCCCGGGAACGGCTGGGATACGAACCACGCCGGACGCTCCTCGAAGGTCTTCGGTCCACGCTCGACTGGTACGCCGCCCTCTGA
- a CDS encoding nucleotide sugar dehydrogenase → MNHREALQKKIESGTARVGVLGLGYVGLPVVTAFSGAGFRTLGFDIDERVVRRVRRGDSHIGDVPARAVAAVVESGLLDATTDFGRLGEMDAVIICVPTPLGKTGDPDVSHILDAIGHIRDGLRPGQLIILESTTWPGTTRELLQPELEQGGLTAGNEFFLAFSPERVDPGNPTYTFTNTAKVVGGLTASCRELAAGLYERVIDEVVSVSSPEVAELTKLLENTFRAVNIGLVNEMAVIADRLGIDIGEAVEAAATKPYGFMRFTPGPGLGGHCLPIDPQYLAWKMRTLQYRTRFIELAAEVNAEMPRYVVDRVAQALNRHRLPLNGSRVLLLGVAYKPGVGDVRESPALDVIELLRRQGSEVSYHDPFVPRLALEGGDLESEPLTADLLASSHATVVITDHPQVDYGLVLEKARIIVDTRNGLAVRPGEHAEPGGAVLYPLSGPARGGSAPDLKPVAGMDPGRGEAIPLDELARRYRMSAGDQP, encoded by the coding sequence GTGAACCACCGGGAGGCGCTGCAGAAGAAGATCGAGTCAGGCACGGCCCGGGTGGGCGTGCTCGGGCTCGGCTATGTCGGTCTTCCCGTCGTCACGGCGTTCTCCGGCGCCGGCTTCCGGACGCTGGGGTTCGACATCGATGAGCGTGTCGTGCGGCGGGTGCGGCGCGGCGACTCCCACATCGGCGATGTCCCGGCGCGGGCCGTCGCCGCCGTCGTCGAGAGCGGCCTCCTCGACGCGACAACGGACTTCGGCCGGCTCGGGGAGATGGACGCCGTCATCATTTGCGTCCCCACCCCGCTCGGGAAGACGGGCGATCCCGACGTTTCCCACATACTCGACGCGATCGGGCACATCCGGGACGGCCTTCGGCCCGGTCAGCTCATCATCCTCGAGTCGACCACCTGGCCGGGCACGACCCGGGAACTCCTGCAGCCGGAACTCGAGCAGGGCGGACTCACGGCGGGAAACGAGTTCTTCCTCGCCTTCAGCCCCGAGCGCGTGGACCCCGGCAATCCGACGTACACATTCACGAACACGGCGAAGGTCGTGGGCGGACTGACCGCCTCCTGCCGCGAACTCGCCGCCGGTCTCTACGAACGGGTCATCGACGAAGTCGTGAGCGTTTCGTCGCCCGAAGTCGCGGAGCTCACGAAGCTGCTGGAGAACACCTTCCGTGCCGTGAACATCGGTCTCGTGAACGAGATGGCGGTCATCGCGGATCGTCTGGGGATCGACATCGGCGAGGCCGTCGAAGCCGCGGCGACGAAGCCCTACGGCTTCATGCGTTTCACGCCCGGTCCGGGTCTGGGCGGCCACTGCCTCCCGATCGACCCGCAATACCTTGCCTGGAAGATGCGGACGCTTCAGTACCGGACCCGCTTCATCGAACTCGCCGCCGAGGTCAACGCGGAGATGCCGCGCTACGTCGTGGATCGCGTCGCGCAGGCGCTCAACCGGCATCGACTGCCGCTGAACGGCAGCCGCGTCCTGCTGCTGGGCGTCGCCTACAAGCCGGGAGTCGGCGACGTCCGCGAGAGTCCGGCGCTCGACGTCATCGAACTTCTGCGCCGACAGGGCTCCGAGGTCTCATACCACGATCCGTTCGTGCCGCGGCTGGCGCTGGAGGGCGGAGATCTCGAATCGGAGCCCCTGACGGCGGACTTGCTCGCATCGAGCCACGCCACGGTCGTCATCACGGATCACCCGCAGGTGGACTACGGTCTCGTGCTCGAGAAGGCACGGATCATCGTCGATACGCGCAACGGCCTGGCGGTGCGGCCCGGGGAGCATGCGGAGCCGGGAGGTGCGGTCCTCTATCCGCTCTCCGGTCCGGCACGCGGAGGCTCAGCGCCGGATCTGAAGCCGGTCGCCGGGATGGATCCGGGTCGAGGAGAGGCGATTCCACTCGATGAGCTCGCGCGTCGATACCGAATGTCGGCGGGCGATCAGCCATAG
- the moaC gene encoding cyclic pyranopterin monophosphate synthase MoaC, whose translation MDGLTHLDPDGRVRMVDVGEKPLTRRVAVAEGRIRMRRATLDAIRAGEVEKGEALAVARLAAIQGAKAASTLIPLCHPIPLDAVDVDLEAEETPPAYRLSVRASAEWRTGVEMEALAGVAAGLLALYDMCKAIDRGMTLGPIRLLEKRGGRSGAWTADSK comes from the coding sequence GTGGACGGACTCACACATCTGGACCCGGACGGACGGGTGCGAATGGTCGACGTGGGAGAGAAACCTCTCACGCGGCGCGTGGCCGTGGCCGAAGGCCGGATCCGCATGCGCCGCGCGACGCTCGACGCCATCCGGGCGGGCGAGGTCGAGAAGGGAGAGGCGCTCGCCGTGGCCCGTCTCGCGGCGATCCAGGGGGCCAAGGCGGCGTCCACCCTCATCCCGCTCTGCCATCCGATCCCGCTCGACGCGGTCGATGTCGACCTCGAAGCCGAGGAGACGCCGCCGGCCTACCGGCTCAGCGTGCGCGCCTCCGCCGAGTGGCGCACGGGCGTGGAGATGGAGGCGCTGGCCGGCGTCGCGGCCGGCCTGCTCGCCCTGTACGACATGTGCAAGGCGATCGACCGGGGCATGACGCTGGGGCCGATTCGACTCCTCGAGAAGCGCGGGGGACGGTCGGGCGCCTGGACGGCGGACTCGAAGTGA
- a CDS encoding AAA family ATPase — MAEGPPVTVERPWGQEDLLRRLAGAVAGRRLPQSLLVHGPEGVGKRSLALWMARALECEAADVPCEECRNCRMAARLEHPDIHLHFPMPRPKRAASRAKLREAIETQRHERLALLREDLHARLDPDAVTGLYVAAVENIRDQASRRPSMARRSVFVIEDAERMVPQSASPEAANAFLKLLEEPPPFAYLVLTSSRPDALLPTIRSRTVPLRIAPLPTERVAAYVAKHLGVRDDDRARGVARRAGGAVYRARMLVDAEVDESGAAADGLLAAALDGSPQARYRAASRYSARGARGELEPALEALRIRLRDMLCVAAGAADAALDPDRTKKSGAAGSQGARGAGGVPAEGAVLEALGAVDAAMEGVGRNLNPQATTALLLEEMSAAFAGRSTGRMAGTPQFAGVLRSL, encoded by the coding sequence GTGGCTGAGGGGCCGCCCGTGACCGTCGAGCGTCCGTGGGGGCAGGAAGACCTTCTGCGACGCCTGGCCGGCGCGGTCGCGGGCCGGAGGCTGCCGCAGTCGCTTCTCGTCCACGGCCCGGAGGGTGTCGGCAAGCGCTCGCTGGCTCTGTGGATGGCGCGCGCGCTCGAGTGCGAGGCCGCGGATGTGCCCTGCGAGGAGTGCCGGAACTGCCGCATGGCGGCGCGGCTGGAGCACCCGGACATCCACCTCCACTTCCCCATGCCGCGCCCGAAGCGGGCCGCTTCGCGGGCCAAGCTGCGAGAGGCCATCGAAACGCAGCGGCACGAGCGTCTCGCTCTGCTGCGGGAGGACCTCCATGCGCGCCTGGACCCGGACGCGGTCACGGGACTCTACGTGGCCGCCGTGGAGAACATCCGGGACCAGGCGTCCCGGCGTCCGTCGATGGCGCGCAGGTCGGTGTTCGTGATCGAGGACGCGGAACGGATGGTGCCGCAGAGCGCGAGCCCCGAGGCGGCGAACGCCTTTCTCAAGCTCCTGGAGGAACCGCCGCCGTTCGCGTACCTCGTGCTCACGAGCAGCCGTCCGGATGCCCTTCTGCCGACGATCCGGTCCCGCACGGTGCCGCTCCGCATCGCGCCGCTGCCGACCGAACGCGTGGCGGCCTACGTCGCGAAGCACCTCGGCGTGCGCGATGACGACCGGGCGCGTGGGGTCGCACGGCGGGCCGGTGGCGCCGTCTACCGGGCGCGCATGCTCGTCGACGCCGAAGTCGACGAGTCCGGGGCCGCCGCGGACGGTCTGCTGGCCGCCGCCCTCGACGGCTCGCCACAGGCGCGCTATCGCGCCGCGTCCCGCTACTCCGCGCGTGGCGCGCGAGGGGAGCTGGAGCCGGCGCTCGAGGCGCTGCGCATCCGCCTTCGGGACATGCTCTGCGTCGCGGCCGGCGCCGCCGACGCGGCGCTGGACCCGGATCGCACGAAGAAGTCCGGCGCAGCGGGAAGCCAGGGCGCCCGGGGAGCGGGCGGCGTCCCGGCCGAAGGAGCGGTCCTCGAAGCCCTCGGTGCCGTCGATGCGGCCATGGAAGGCGTGGGCCGCAACCTGAATCCGCAGGCGACGACGGCGCTCCTGCTCGAGGAGATGAGCGCGGCCTTCGCCGGCCGCTCCACTGGCCGGATGGCGGGAACACCGCAGTTTGCAGGGGTACTGAGAAGTCTGTGA
- a CDS encoding DUF2281 domain-containing protein, protein MAEEGMNEILRKKIWRKLQALPEDKQYEVVDFIDYLASKYASRPAAGADPFQHFAESVHRGLRRTRASTTAVKGTMKVLGAADRVIDSFREAGRGFLAELEAGNPEPEPKEDRPPPETREIVVDP, encoded by the coding sequence ATGGCCGAAGAAGGCATGAACGAGATCCTGAGGAAGAAGATCTGGAGGAAGCTCCAGGCTCTCCCCGAGGACAAGCAGTACGAGGTCGTCGATTTCATCGACTATCTCGCGTCGAAGTACGCGTCCCGGCCGGCCGCCGGCGCAGATCCGTTCCAGCACTTCGCCGAATCCGTCCATCGGGGGCTGCGGAGGACGCGGGCCTCGACGACCGCGGTCAAGGGAACGATGAAGGTGCTCGGCGCGGCCGACCGCGTGATCGACTCGTTCCGCGAAGCCGGGCGGGGATTCCTCGCCGAACTCGAAGCGGGCAACCCGGAACCGGAGCCCAAAGAGGATCGCCCGCCGCCCGAGACGCGCGAGATCGTGGTCGACCCCTAG